One Amycolatopsis thermophila DNA segment encodes these proteins:
- the rpsC gene encoding 30S ribosomal protein S3: MGQKINPHGFRLGITTDWKSRWYADKQYAEYVAEDVKIRKLLSTGMERAGISKVEIERTRDRVRVDIHTARPGIVIGRRGAEADRIRGSLEKLTGKQVQLNILEVKNPEADAQLVAQGVAEQLSNRVAFRRAMRKAIQTTMRSSQVKGIRVQCSGRLGGAEMSRSEHYRDGRVPLHTLRADIDYGFFEARTTFGRIGVKVWIYKGDLVGGLKAKAERDAAAANERPRRERPSRPRRSGAQGTTPTSTEAGRAAAAAKADTDVATSEAPAQGSPDAAEKTEG, translated from the coding sequence GTGGGCCAGAAGATCAACCCGCACGGCTTCCGGCTGGGAATCACCACGGACTGGAAGTCGCGCTGGTACGCCGACAAGCAGTACGCGGAGTACGTGGCCGAGGACGTCAAGATCCGCAAGCTGCTCTCCACGGGCATGGAGCGCGCCGGCATCTCCAAGGTCGAGATCGAGCGCACCCGTGACCGCGTGCGCGTCGACATCCACACCGCGCGCCCGGGCATCGTGATCGGCCGCCGCGGTGCGGAGGCCGACCGGATCCGCGGCTCGCTGGAGAAGCTGACCGGCAAGCAGGTGCAGCTGAACATCCTCGAGGTCAAGAACCCCGAGGCCGACGCCCAGCTCGTCGCGCAGGGTGTCGCCGAGCAGCTGTCCAACCGCGTGGCGTTCCGCCGCGCGATGCGCAAGGCGATCCAGACGACCATGCGCTCGTCGCAGGTCAAGGGCATCCGCGTGCAGTGCAGCGGCCGTCTCGGCGGTGCCGAGATGTCGCGGTCGGAGCACTACCGCGACGGCCGGGTCCCGCTGCACACGCTGCGCGCGGACATCGACTACGGCTTCTTCGAGGCCCGCACCACCTTCGGCCGCATCGGCGTGAAGGTGTGGATCTACAAGGGCGACCTGGTCGGCGGCCTGAAGGCCAAGGCCGAGCGGGACGCCGCGGCCGCCAACGAGCGTCCGCGCCGGGAGCGTCCGTCGCGCCCGCGCCGGTCCGGCGCGCAGGGCACGACGCCGACCTCGACCGAAGCCGGCCGCGCCGCTGCCGCCGCGAAGGCCGACACGGATGTCGCGACCAGCGAGGCGCCCGCGCAGGGCTCGCCGGACGCGGCCGAGAAGACGGAGGGCTGA
- the rplV gene encoding 50S ribosomal protein L22, with the protein MTAPETAPAQVAVARARFVRDSPTKVRRVIELIKGLSAAEALAVLRFSPYAASQPVAKVLASAVANAENNLNLDPDTLFVKNAYADEGPTLKRIQPRAQGRAYRIRKRTSHITVEVVSRPEAKKSGKKKAGGR; encoded by the coding sequence ATGACAGCCCCAGAAACCGCTCCGGCCCAGGTGGCCGTGGCGCGGGCTCGCTTCGTCCGGGACTCGCCGACGAAGGTGCGCCGGGTGATCGAGCTGATCAAGGGTCTTAGCGCCGCCGAAGCCCTCGCCGTGCTCCGGTTCTCGCCGTACGCGGCGAGCCAGCCGGTGGCGAAGGTGCTCGCGAGCGCCGTGGCCAACGCTGAGAACAACCTCAACCTGGACCCGGACACGCTGTTCGTCAAGAACGCGTACGCCGACGAGGGGCCGACCCTCAAGCGCATCCAGCCGCGCGCCCAGGGCCGTGCGTACCGGATCCGCAAGCGGACCAGCCACATCACGGTCGAGGTCGTTTCGCGTCCGGAAGCGAAGAAGAGCGGTAAGAAGAAGGCAGGTGGCCGCTAG
- the rpsS gene encoding 30S ribosomal protein S19: MPRSLKKGPFVDDHLLKKVDALNESGKKTVIKTWSRRSTIIPDMLGHTIAVHDGRKHVPVFVSEAMVGHKLGEFAPTRTFKGHVKDDRKSRRR, from the coding sequence ATGCCGCGCAGCCTTAAGAAGGGCCCGTTCGTGGACGACCACCTGCTCAAGAAGGTGGACGCGCTCAACGAGTCGGGCAAGAAGACCGTGATCAAGACGTGGTCCCGCCGGTCCACGATCATCCCGGACATGCTGGGTCACACCATCGCGGTGCACGACGGCCGCAAGCACGTGCCGGTGTTCGTCAGCGAGGCCATGGTGGGCCACAAGCTCGGCGAGTTCGCCCCGACGCGGACCTTCAAGGGTCACGTCAAGGATGACCGGAAGTCGCGCCGCCGCTGA
- the rplB gene encoding 50S ribosomal protein L2, whose product MGIRKYKPTTPGRRGSSVSDFAEITRSEPEKSLLRPLSKSGGRNSSGKITTRHKGGGHKRAYRVIDFRRNDKDGIPAKVAHIEYDPNRSARIALLHYVDGEKRYIIAPDKLKQGDKVESGPRADIKPGNNLPLRNIPVGTVVHAIELRPGGGAKIARSAGARVQLVAKDGPYAQLRMPSGEIRNVDVRNRATVGEVGNSEHANINWGKAGRNRWRGKRPTVRGVVMNPVDHPHGGGEGKTSGGRHPVNPNGKPEGRTRRRKPSDALIVRRRRTGKKR is encoded by the coding sequence ATGGGTATTCGTAAGTACAAGCCGACGACTCCGGGCCGCCGTGGCTCGAGCGTGTCGGACTTCGCCGAGATCACCCGGTCGGAGCCGGAGAAGTCGCTGCTGCGCCCGCTGAGCAAGAGCGGCGGCCGCAACTCCTCGGGCAAGATCACCACCCGGCACAAGGGTGGCGGCCACAAGCGGGCCTACCGGGTCATCGACTTCCGGCGCAACGACAAGGACGGCATCCCGGCCAAGGTCGCGCACATCGAGTACGACCCGAACCGGTCCGCCCGCATCGCGCTGCTGCACTACGTCGACGGCGAGAAGCGCTACATCATCGCCCCCGACAAGCTCAAGCAGGGCGACAAGGTGGAGAGCGGCCCGCGCGCCGACATCAAACCGGGCAACAACCTGCCGCTGCGCAACATCCCGGTCGGCACCGTGGTGCACGCGATCGAGCTGCGCCCCGGTGGCGGCGCGAAGATCGCCCGCTCGGCCGGTGCCCGCGTGCAGCTGGTGGCCAAGGACGGTCCGTACGCCCAGCTGCGGATGCCCTCGGGCGAAATCCGCAACGTGGACGTGCGCAACCGCGCCACGGTCGGCGAGGTCGGCAACTCCGAGCACGCCAACATCAACTGGGGCAAGGCGGGCCGCAACCGCTGGCGCGGCAAGCGCCCGACCGTCCGCGGTGTCGTCATGAACCCGGTCGACCACCCGCACGGTGGTGGTGAGGGCAAGACCTCGGGTGGCCGCCACCCGGTCAACCCGAACGGCAAGCCGGAGGGCCGCACCCGCCGTCGCAAGCCGTCCGACGCACTGATCGTCCGCCGCCGGCGTACCGGCAAGAAGCGCTGA
- the rplW gene encoding 50S ribosomal protein L23 encodes MSSVAIPDPRDIVLAPVISEKSYGLLEDHKYTFVVRPDANKTQIKIAVEQIFGVKVVSVNTLNRQGKRKRTRYGFGKRKDVKRAVVTLSAESKPIEIFGGPAA; translated from the coding sequence GTGAGCAGCGTTGCCATCCCGGACCCTCGTGACATCGTGCTCGCGCCGGTGATCTCCGAGAAGTCCTACGGGCTCCTCGAGGACCACAAGTACACGTTCGTGGTCCGGCCGGACGCCAACAAGACGCAGATCAAGATCGCCGTCGAGCAGATCTTCGGCGTCAAGGTCGTCAGCGTGAACACGCTGAACCGGCAGGGCAAGCGCAAGCGGACCCGCTACGGCTTCGGCAAGCGCAAGGACGTCAAGCGCGCCGTCGTGACGCTGTCCGCCGAGAGCAAGCCGATCGAGATCTTCGGCGGACCCGCCGCGTAA
- the rplD gene encoding 50S ribosomal protein L4, which produces MTSVELKTPAGSAEGTVELPADIFDVQANVPLMHQVVVAQQAAARQGTHDTKTRGEVSGGGKKPYRQKGTGRARQGSTRAPQFAGGGTVHGPTPRDYTQRTPKKMKAAALRGALSDRARAGQVHVITELVSGEKPSTKEAKQALAAVTQAKRLLVVLHREDEQGWLSARNLPNVHLINPDQLNTYDVLVNDDVVFTKAAYDAFIAGPVKGKAAKASARSSEVEGSEAQ; this is translated from the coding sequence ATGACCAGCGTCGAGCTGAAGACCCCGGCCGGCAGCGCCGAGGGCACCGTCGAGCTCCCCGCCGACATCTTCGACGTGCAGGCCAACGTGCCGCTGATGCACCAGGTCGTGGTGGCCCAGCAGGCCGCCGCGCGCCAGGGCACGCACGACACGAAGACCCGCGGTGAGGTCTCCGGTGGCGGCAAGAAGCCGTACCGCCAGAAGGGCACCGGCCGCGCCCGCCAGGGTTCGACCCGCGCCCCGCAGTTCGCCGGTGGTGGCACCGTCCACGGCCCCACGCCGCGCGACTACACCCAGCGCACCCCGAAGAAGATGAAGGCCGCCGCCCTGCGCGGTGCCCTCTCCGACCGGGCGCGCGCCGGCCAGGTGCACGTCATCACCGAGCTGGTGTCGGGCGAGAAGCCCTCCACCAAGGAGGCGAAGCAGGCCCTCGCCGCCGTGACCCAGGCCAAGCGCCTGCTGGTCGTGCTGCACCGCGAGGACGAGCAGGGCTGGCTGTCGGCCCGCAACCTGCCGAACGTGCACCTGATCAACCCGGACCAGCTCAACACCTACGACGTGCTGGTCAACGACGACGTGGTGTTCACCAAGGCCGCGTACGACGCCTTCATCGCCGGCCCGGTCAAGGGCAAGGCGGCCAAGGCTTCCGCGCGGTCGAGTGAGGTTGAAGGGAGTGAAGCGCAGTGA
- the rplC gene encoding 50S ribosomal protein L3 — MSDRQVKGILGTKLGMTQVFGEDNRIVPVTVVQAGPNVVTQIRTQDNDGYQAVQLAFGAVDPRKVNKPETGHFQKAGVTPRRFLAELRTTDAESYEVGQEITAEVFPAGSRVDVTGTSKGKGYAGVMKRHGFKGQGASHGNQAKHRAPGSIGGCATPGRVFKGLRMAGRMGGARVTTQGLTVHDVRAEEGLLLIKGAVPGPKGSLVFVKTAAKGGATA, encoded by the coding sequence ATGTCTGACAGGCAAGTAAAGGGCATCCTGGGCACCAAGCTCGGCATGACCCAGGTCTTCGGCGAGGACAACCGGATCGTGCCGGTGACCGTCGTCCAGGCCGGGCCGAACGTGGTGACCCAGATCCGTACCCAGGACAACGACGGCTACCAGGCCGTCCAGCTGGCTTTCGGCGCCGTCGACCCGCGCAAGGTCAACAAGCCCGAGACCGGCCACTTCCAGAAGGCGGGCGTGACCCCGCGGCGGTTCCTGGCCGAGCTGCGCACGACCGACGCCGAAAGCTACGAGGTCGGCCAGGAGATCACCGCCGAGGTGTTCCCGGCCGGCTCCCGCGTCGACGTCACGGGCACCAGCAAGGGCAAGGGCTACGCCGGTGTCATGAAGCGCCACGGCTTCAAGGGCCAGGGCGCCAGCCACGGTAACCAGGCCAAGCACCGCGCCCCCGGCTCGATCGGTGGCTGCGCCACCCCGGGCCGCGTGTTCAAGGGCCTGCGGATGGCCGGCCGCATGGGCGGCGCCCGGGTCACCACGCAGGGCCTGACCGTCCACGACGTGCGCGCCGAAGAGGGCCTGCTGCTCATCAAGGGTGCCGTCCCCGGCCCCAAGGGCAGCCTCGTCTTCGTCAAGACCGCCGCGAAGGGTGGTGCGACCGCATGA
- the rpsJ gene encoding 30S ribosomal protein S10, whose product MAGQKIRIRLKAYDHEAIDASARKIVETVTRTGASVVGPVPLPTEKNVYCVIRSPHKYKDSREHFEMRTHKRLIDILDPTPKTVDALMRIDLPASVDVNIQ is encoded by the coding sequence ATGGCGGGACAGAAGATCCGCATCAGGCTCAAGGCCTACGACCACGAGGCGATCGATGCCAGCGCGCGCAAGATCGTCGAGACGGTGACGCGCACCGGCGCCTCGGTCGTCGGACCTGTGCCGCTGCCCACCGAGAAGAACGTTTACTGCGTCATCCGCTCGCCGCACAAGTACAAGGACTCGCGCGAGCACTTCGAGATGCGCACGCACAAGCGGCTGATCGACATCCTCGACCCGACGCCGAAGACGGTCGACGCGCTCATGCGCATCGACCTCCCGGCGAGCGTCGACGTCAACATCCAGTAA